GCAGCGCCTCAGTGGTCCTGAAGGGTCAGGCAGCCCCGCAGCACCCAGGCCAGGGTCTCCGGGTCGGTGAGCTGATGGCGTCGTGGGCGGTCTGCACGACGACGCTGGGTACGCCCACCCCGGGGAGCAGGTGGCGGGTATCGCCGAAGAAGATGCTGCGCGCGAGGGGGCGCAGCACCTCCGGGGACACCGCGAGCAGTCGCTGCTGCAGGTCGTGTCGGTGGCTCGGCGTGCCGGCATCGCCCAGGGCGATGGTGGAGAGGGCGCCGGCCCAGTCCAGATAGTTCTGCTCCATCAGCTGCATCAGCCCGTCGAGCTCCGCCTCGCTGTAGCCCCCGCGATAGTGGGGTGGCTCATCCAGGTAGCGGGCCGAGCTGCAGATCAGGCACAGCTTGTCGAAGGTGCCGGGGCGCAGCAGCGAGGCCATCATGCCGATGGTGCCGCCGATGGAGTGCCCCACCATCATCGCCCCCTCGAGCTGGAGCTCCTCGCACAGGGCGGCCAGGTCCTCGGCATGGCCCGCGGGGGTGCCGTGGCGCTGCGGATCGAAGGCGGCGGGGTCGGCGGCGCCGAAGCCGGGCAGGTCGAGCAGGATCAGCTGGTAGTCGGACTCCAGGCGCGGCAGCAGGCGGCTCCACACCGTCTGGTCACAGCCGAAGCCGTGGACCATCACCACCGGGATGGCACCGCGCCCATGCCGGGTCACATTGAGTCGCTGGGTCAGGCTGCGGGTCAGGTTGCGGGTCATGGTCCGGTCTGGTGGCGTGGCGTTCGCTCTCAGGGTAGCGCATCGGCAGCGTTGATTTCTCCTCGGCCCGGCGCCAGCCGCGGCGCGCCGAAAGAATCGCAACTTCCGGGCGGCAAGAACAGAAAGAATGGGTGGCCGAAATGCCGGGTGGCCCCCTCGGTCAGCCCGGGACGCCTCTGCTATCGTCTCGTTGCATATCGACGCTTCCGGCATCCGGCCGGAAGCCCTGCAAGTGACCCCAACAAGAGGAGGCCGCAGATGGCAGGCAACACCCCCGATGCATCCCTTCCCGCCACCATGTCGGCCATGCTGCTGACCGGGCACGGCGACGTCGACCGGCTGGTCTACCGCGATGATGTGCCGGTGCCCCGGCCGGGGCCGGGCGAGGTGCTGGTGCGGGTCACCGCCACCGCCAAGAACAACACCGACCGCAAGGCCCGGGAGGGGCTCTACCCGGTGAAGAAGGGCCAGGTGACGTCGTTTGCCATGGGCGGCGAGCCGACCCTGACCTTCCCGCGCATCCAGGGCGCCGATATCGCCGGGCGCGTGGCGGCTGTGGGCGAGGGGGTCGACCCGGCGCGGATCGGCGAGCGCGGCCTGCTCGACTTCAACCTCTACGCCGACGCCCGCCGCGACATCAACCTGACCCCGGACTACTACGGCCATGGCGCCGACGGCGGCTTCGCCGAGTACGTGGCGGTGCCTTCGGACCAGTTCCATCACGTGCCCAATCCGGAACTGCGCGACGCCGAGCTCGCCGCCATGGGGATGTGCTCCTACCAGACCGCCTACCACATGATGACCTCGGCGAACGTCGCCGCCGGCGAGCGGGTGCTGGTCTCCGGCGCCAGCGGCGGGGTGGGCACGGCGCTGATCCAGCTCTGCCGCATCGTCGGGGCGATTCCCTTTGCGGTGAGTCAGCCGGAGAAGGCCGAGGCGCTGAAGGCGCTGGGCGCCGAGGCGGTTATCGACCGCGGCGACCTGGCTACCTTCGTGCCCCGGGTGCTCGAGGCCACCGGCGGCGCGCCGGTTGATGCGGTGATGGACCTCGTCGGCGGCGAGATGACCGATCTGTTCATCGACACCATGATCCACGACATGAAGGCGCGGACCACCTACCCGCGGCTCTCCATCGCCGGGGCCAGCGGCGGCAATATCTCGGAGATCCTCTGGACGCGCATCTACCTCTACCAGGTGCAGATCTTCGGCGTCTCCCACGGCACCCGGGAGGAGGCGGAGCAGCTTATCGCCTGGATCCGCTCGGGCGAGCTCAGGCCGGTGCTGCATGCCGCCTTCCCGCTTTCCGCGCTGCACGAGGCCGAGCGCTACTTCGTCAGCCGTGGCAGCAACTTCCTGGGCAAGATCGTCATCGTCCCCGATAGCCAGTGGGAGGAGCACGGCGCCCCCTTCGCCCTTGTCTCTTTCTCTACCAGCCAGCCCTCCGCCACCCAGGAGCCGCGCCCATGAGCCGCCCGCTGACCTTCCAGATGATGGACACCCACGCCGGCGGCGACGTCAGCCGCATCGTGCTCGGCGGCATCGCGCCGCTGCCCGGTGATACCGTGCGCGACCAGATGCACTACCTGCGCGACGACGCCGACGGCCTGCGCAAGCTGCTGCTCTTCGAGCCCTACGGCATCCCCGAGATGTCAGTGGACCTGATCGTGCCGGCCACCGACCCCGAGGCCGCCGCCGGCTACATCATCATGGAGGTGATGGGCTACCCGATCTATTCGGGCTCGAACACCATCTGCACCGCCACCGCGGTGCTCGAGGCCGGCATCGTGCCCAAGCGGGAGGGAGTGCAGCACTTCACCCTCGAGGCCCCGGCGGGCCGGGTCCAGATCGAGGCCCGGGTGGAGAACGGCGTGGTGGAGGCGATCACCTGCGAGGGGCTGCCCAGCTACATCGACACCTACCGCGCGTCGATCCATGTGCCGGAGGTGGGGGATGTCACCTACTCGGTGGCCTACAGCGGCGGCTTCTACGCCCTGGTGGATGCCACCGAGCTCGGCTTCTCGCTGGTGCGGGAGGAGGAGCGGCGCCTCGCGGAGTGCGCCCACCGAATCGTCGAGGCGATCCAGGCCGAGCGGGGCTTCTCCCACTACACCCTGGGCGACGTGGGCCCGCTGCCCTTCCTGCACTTCATGGGGCCGGTGGAGCAGGTGGCCAACGACTTCTACCGCTCCCGCTCCACTACCTACGTTCACCCGGGAGTGATCTGCCGCAGCACCACCGGCACCGGCACCTCGGCGCGGCTGGCGCTGATGAACCACGAGGGGCGCATCCGCCCCGGCGACCGGCTGGAGACCGTCTCCCTGCGCGAGACCGGCTTCATCGGCACCTTCACCGGCACCCGCCAGGAGGGGTCCCACGCCGTGGTGGAGAACACCATTACCGGCAAGGCCTTTGTGCTCGGCCACACCGAGGTGGTGGTCAACTGCGACGACCCCCTGGTGGCCTGCGACGGCCTCTCCTCCATCCTCTCCGCCCGCCAGGGCTGAGTCCCACGCAAGCCGCCAAGCCAGGGGCGCCGGGGACAAGTCGAAGGGGAGGTCCTATGCCAGGGATGGCATCGGTAGCGCCCAGGGATGGGTTCACAGCGCCTCCCCGTAGGCTTGTCGCCGGAACAGCCCCGAGCGGGCTATCCGGCGGTGATAGCTATGCATCCTTGTCCCATCCATATTGACGTAGCCGTTTGACCCGCCAGCCCCTTGAGCCCCCGCGCGAAAGGGGGCAGGCTGGCGCTCATCCATCACGCTTTCGCCCCGGAGGTTCCCTTGGCCATCACCAACTTTGCCGATCTGCTCGGCGAGGCCCGCCTGCAGCCCGACGCCCAGCGGCTGCTGTTCGTCTTCACCCGGGCCGAACTGCCCGACAACCCCACCGCCGAGCAGCGCCGCAACTTCGAGCAGGGCGTCGGCGGCGTGCTGACACCGGTGCTCTGCGTCGACAAGGCGCCGGTGGAGCTCAGCGACATGGCCGCCCTGGTGGCGGAGTCGAAGGAGACCGGCATCGAGTGGGACATCGTCTTCGTTGGCGCGCTCTCCGGCCGCGGCGGCGAGGCGCCGAGCGCGGAGCAGGCCGAGGCCCAGCTCAACCGCATGGTAGAGTCGCTCAAGATGGGCAACGTCGAGCAGTTCCTGGCGCTGGATCGCCAGGGCGAGGCCGTCCAGATCGGCTGACATCGGGGTGTCATCACCCATAGGGTTGAATTATCACCTCGATGCCACCATTCAATTTACGCTATCGGCGGATGCGGGCTACCATCCCTTCCGTATTCCGGTCACCCCTCATACCAAAGTCTAGAGGATCGTTGTCGAATGTCCCTGATCAACACCGAAATCAAGCCGTTCAATGCCACCGCCTTCCACAACGGCGAGTTCGTCGAGATCTCCGAAGAGAACATGAAGGGCAAGTGGTCCGTCGTGATCTTCATGCCGGCCGCCTTCACCTTCAACTGCCCGACCGAGGTAGAGGACGCTGCCGACCACTACGAGGAGTTCCAGAAGGCCGGTGCCGAAGTCTACATCGTCACCACCGACACTCACTTCTCCCACAAGGTGTGGCACGAGACCTCCCCGGCAGTGGGCAAGGCCAAGTTCCCGCTGGTCGGCGACCCGACCCACCAGCTGACCCGCGCCTTCGGTGTGCACATCGAAGAAGCCGGCCTGGCCCTGCGCGGCACCTTCGTGATCGACCCGGACGGCGTGATCAAGACCCTGGAGATCCACGACAACGCCATCGCTCGCGATGTCACCGAGAGCCTGCGCAAGCTGAAGGCCGCCCAGTACGTTCGCAACAACCCGAACGAAGTCTGCCCGGCCAAGTGGAAGGAAGGCGAAAAGACCCTGGCTCCGTCCCTGGACCTGGTCGGCAAGATCTAAACGATCTGCCCCTGCCGCGAGGCCCCGCCCCGGGCCTCGCCGCTCCCCACCCGGGCACTTCCGCCCGGGTGTTCCTACCCCCTCACAAGATCGCCCTCGCGACGCCCTCGGTGCTCGCACGGCCCCCTTGTGACCCTGTTTCGCGAACATGAAGGAAACCGCTGTCATGTTGGACGACAATCTGAAAAGCCAGCTCAAAGCCTATCTGGAGAAGGTCACCCAGCCGTTCGAGATCGTCGCTTCCCTCGATGACGGCGCCAAGTCTCAGGAACTGCACGGTCTGTTGACCGATATCGCCGGCCTGAGCGACAAGATTACCCTGAAGCTCGACGGCCAGGACGCCCGCAAGCCGTCGTTTGCCATCAACCGCCCCGGTGAGGAGACCGGCGTGGTCTTTGCCGGCCTGCCCATGGGCCACGAGTTCACCTCCCTGGTGCTGGCGCTGCTGCAGGTGGGCGGTCATCCGCCCAAGGTCGGCTTTGATGTGATCGAGCAGGTCAAGGGCCTCGAGGGTAAGCTTCACTTCGAGACCTACTACTCGCTCTCCTGCCAGAACTGCCCCGACGTGGTGCAGGCGCTGAACCTCATGGCGGTGCTCAACCCGGTCGTCAGCCACGTGGCCATCGACGGCGCCCTGTTCCAGGACGAGGTGGAGCAGCGCCAGGTGATGTCGGTGCCCAGCATCTACCTCAACGGCGAGCCCTTCGATCAGGGGCGCATGAGCCTGGAGCAGATCCTGGCCAAGGTGGATACCGGCGCCGCCAAGCGCGAGGCCGCCAAGCTCAACGACAAGGCCGCCTTCGACGTGCTGGTGGTGGGCGGTGGCCCGGCCGGCGCCGCGGCGGCGGTCTATGCCGCGCGCAAGGGCATCCGCACCGGCGTTGCCGCCGAGCGCTTCGGCGGCCAGGTGCTCGACACCATGGCCATCGAGAACTTCATCTCCGTCTCCCACACCGAGGGCCCCAAGCTGGCCGCCGCGCTGGAGGAGCACGTCAAGGAGTATGAGGTCGACATCATGAACCTGCAGCGTGCGGTCAAGCTGGTGCCGGCGGCCCAGCCGGGCGGCGAGCACGAGGTGCAGTTCGAGTCGGGCGCGAGCCTCAAGAGCAAGACCCTGATCCTGGCCACCGGCGCCCGCTGGCGCGAGATGAACGTGCCCGGCGAAGCCGACTACCGCAACAAGGGCGTGGCCTACTGCCCCCACTGCGACGGCCCGCTGTTCAAGGGCAAGCGCGTGGCGGTGATCGGCGGCGGCAACTCCGGCGTCGAGGCGGCCATCGACCTGGCCGGCATCGTCGGCCACGTGACCCTGATCGAGTTCATGGACGAGATGCGCGCCGACGCCGTGCTGCAGAAGAAGCTCAAGAGCCTGCCCAACGTCGACATCATCCTCGGCGCCCGCACCACCGAGGTGAACGGCGACGGCCAGCGCGTCAACGGCCTCACCTATGAGGAGCGCGCCAGCGGCGAGATCAGGAAGCTCGACCTGGAAGGCATCTTCGTGCAGATCGGCCTGGTGCCCAACACCGAGTGGCTCAAGGGCTCCCCGGTGGAGCTCTCCGAGCGCGGCGAGATCATCACCGACGCCCACGGCACCACCAGCTTCCCCGGTATCTTCGCCGCCGGCGACGTGACCACCGTGCCCTACAAGCAGATCATCATCGCCATGGGCGAGGGGTCCAAGGCGGCGCTGGGCGCCTTCGACCACCTGATCCGCAGCTGATCGGCGGGGCCGGGCTCTTCTTCCCGGCCCCCGCCCGTCACAGCGACGCCCCCGCAGGCCTGGCCTGCGGGGGCGTCGTCGTTTGCATGGTTTGGCGTGTTGCCAGGTGTTGGCCGATCAGCGAGAGATCAGCCAGAGGAAGGGCAGCAGGGTGAGGGCCAGTATCGCCCCCACTGCCACAGCCACCAGCAGCATGCGGATGGGGTGGTGGCGCAGGCGCGTCCACAGGGTCGGCGCCTCGCCGCGCTCGGCCAGGTCGTCGCGCTCCTGGCGAACCCGCTCGGTGAGGCCCTGCTGATAGGCGTCGAGGGCCTCCCGGGCCGCCTCGAACTGACCCTCGTCACGCAGCCAGATGGCCGCCACGCCGAGGCCCCAGAAGCCGGCCCGGGTCTCGTAGGTGTCGAAGCCGTGCGCCTCGAGCAGCGCCCGCACCTCCTCGGCCTCGGCGTCGGGCACGTTGCCCAGC
The Halomonas alkalicola DNA segment above includes these coding regions:
- a CDS encoding alpha/beta fold hydrolase, which translates into the protein MTRNLTRSLTQRLNVTRHGRGAIPVVMVHGFGCDQTVWSRLLPRLESDYQLILLDLPGFGAADPAAFDPQRHGTPAGHAEDLAALCEELQLEGAMMVGHSIGGTIGMMASLLRPGTFDKLCLICSSARYLDEPPHYRGGYSEAELDGLMQLMEQNYLDWAGALSTIALGDAGTPSHRHDLQQRLLAVSPEVLRPLARSIFFGDTRHLLPGVGVPSVVVQTAHDAISSPTRRPWPGCCGAA
- a CDS encoding proline racemase family protein produces the protein MSRPLTFQMMDTHAGGDVSRIVLGGIAPLPGDTVRDQMHYLRDDADGLRKLLLFEPYGIPEMSVDLIVPATDPEAAAGYIIMEVMGYPIYSGSNTICTATAVLEAGIVPKREGVQHFTLEAPAGRVQIEARVENGVVEAITCEGLPSYIDTYRASIHVPEVGDVTYSVAYSGGFYALVDATELGFSLVREEERRLAECAHRIVEAIQAERGFSHYTLGDVGPLPFLHFMGPVEQVANDFYRSRSTTYVHPGVICRSTTGTGTSARLALMNHEGRIRPGDRLETVSLRETGFIGTFTGTRQEGSHAVVENTITGKAFVLGHTEVVVNCDDPLVACDGLSSILSARQG
- the ahpF gene encoding alkyl hydroperoxide reductase subunit F, whose translation is MLDDNLKSQLKAYLEKVTQPFEIVASLDDGAKSQELHGLLTDIAGLSDKITLKLDGQDARKPSFAINRPGEETGVVFAGLPMGHEFTSLVLALLQVGGHPPKVGFDVIEQVKGLEGKLHFETYYSLSCQNCPDVVQALNLMAVLNPVVSHVAIDGALFQDEVEQRQVMSVPSIYLNGEPFDQGRMSLEQILAKVDTGAAKREAAKLNDKAAFDVLVVGGGPAGAAAAVYAARKGIRTGVAAERFGGQVLDTMAIENFISVSHTEGPKLAAALEEHVKEYEVDIMNLQRAVKLVPAAQPGGEHEVQFESGASLKSKTLILATGARWREMNVPGEADYRNKGVAYCPHCDGPLFKGKRVAVIGGGNSGVEAAIDLAGIVGHVTLIEFMDEMRADAVLQKKLKSLPNVDIILGARTTEVNGDGQRVNGLTYEERASGEIRKLDLEGIFVQIGLVPNTEWLKGSPVELSERGEIITDAHGTTSFPGIFAAGDVTTVPYKQIIIAMGEGSKAALGAFDHLIRS
- a CDS encoding ribonucleotide reductase subunit alpha, with translation MAITNFADLLGEARLQPDAQRLLFVFTRAELPDNPTAEQRRNFEQGVGGVLTPVLCVDKAPVELSDMAALVAESKETGIEWDIVFVGALSGRGGEAPSAEQAEAQLNRMVESLKMGNVEQFLALDRQGEAVQIG
- a CDS encoding zinc-binding dehydrogenase, with product MAGNTPDASLPATMSAMLLTGHGDVDRLVYRDDVPVPRPGPGEVLVRVTATAKNNTDRKAREGLYPVKKGQVTSFAMGGEPTLTFPRIQGADIAGRVAAVGEGVDPARIGERGLLDFNLYADARRDINLTPDYYGHGADGGFAEYVAVPSDQFHHVPNPELRDAELAAMGMCSYQTAYHMMTSANVAAGERVLVSGASGGVGTALIQLCRIVGAIPFAVSQPEKAEALKALGAEAVIDRGDLATFVPRVLEATGGAPVDAVMDLVGGEMTDLFIDTMIHDMKARTTYPRLSIAGASGGNISEILWTRIYLYQVQIFGVSHGTREEAEQLIAWIRSGELRPVLHAAFPLSALHEAERYFVSRGSNFLGKIVIVPDSQWEEHGAPFALVSFSTSQPSATQEPRP
- the ahpC gene encoding alkyl hydroperoxide reductase subunit C, which encodes MSLINTEIKPFNATAFHNGEFVEISEENMKGKWSVVIFMPAAFTFNCPTEVEDAADHYEEFQKAGAEVYIVTTDTHFSHKVWHETSPAVGKAKFPLVGDPTHQLTRAFGVHIEEAGLALRGTFVIDPDGVIKTLEIHDNAIARDVTESLRKLKAAQYVRNNPNEVCPAKWKEGEKTLAPSLDLVGKI
- a CDS encoding DUF6164 family protein, with product MARLLFRLGNVPDAEAEEVRALLEAHGFDTYETRAGFWGLGVAAIWLRDEGQFEAAREALDAYQQGLTERVRQERDDLAERGEAPTLWTRLRHHPIRMLLVAVAVGAILALTLLPFLWLISR